The Merismopedia glauca CCAP 1448/3 genomic interval AGGCGATCGCCCTTCCTTCTTTTATATCTACAATTTAGTCCCACATTCCGGACAAAAATTGTTGCTATTGACGGTTTTTGCCCCACAACAATTGCAATAGATCAGTTCGGCTAAGGTTTGGACTGGTGGGCGTTTGGGCAACCCTACCATTTGAGCATTGCTCTTTCCAGGAGGAACCATAGGGTAGCAATTCTCATCTCGTTTGACTCGCACCTCTAGGATGACTGGGCAATCTGCGGCTAACATTTCAGCTACAGCATCTGGCAGGTCTTCTTTCCGTTCTACCACCATCCCCTTAATACCATAGGCTTGGGCTAGCAGGATGATATTGGGCATTCCGACTTCCATATTAGAAGAAGAATACCGCTCTTCATAGAAAGCCTCTTGCCACTGGCGCACCATTCCTTGCCAACCATTGTTTAAAATCACGGTTTTCACGTTGATTTTAAATTGAGCCAGAGTTCCCAATTCTTGCAAATTCATCTGGAAACTGGCATCGCCACTGACGCAGATTACCTGGGCTTCAGGTACAGCAACTTTAACACCCATTGCGGCAGGAACGCCAAAACCCATCGTTCCCAATCCACCGCTAGTAATCCACTGACGGGGACCATTTTTTAGGAATTGGGCTGCCCACATTTGATGTTGCCCTACATCTGTAGTGTAGTATGCATCTGGGGCTTGATTTGCCAGTTCAACGATTACCTGCTGGGGAGAAATCGCATCGGGGTAATCAGACACTTGTAGAGGATAGTCTTCTCGCCAGCGATCGATTCTGTCTCGCCAAGCTTGGGTTTGAGATGGTTCCCCATAAACCCCAATTTCATGACAGCGACGGAGTAAATCCATCAAAACTTGCCGTACATCTCCCACAATTGGGACTTGTGGGGCGCGGTTTTTACCGACTTCAGCCGGATCGATGTCGATGTGAATTACCTTAGCGCGGGAGGCGAATTCATCTAATTTACCCGTCACGCGATCGTCAAATCTCGCACCGACAGCGATTAATAAATCGCACTCACTCACCGCAAAATTAGCGTAAGCAGTGCCATGCATCCCCAGCATCCCCACCGCTAGGGGATGTTTCTCATCAAAAGACCCTTTCCCCAATAGGGTGGTGGTAACGGGAATTTGGAACAATTCAGCTAATTCTTTGATTTCGGCATGGGCACCAGAAGCGATCGCCCCACCACCGATATAAAGTAGGGGTTGATGACTTTCTTTAATTAAATCTAAAGCTTGACTAATTTGCCGAGGATTACCCTTATTTGTCGGGCGATATCCGATTAATCTGACCGTTCCAGGTTCGACAGGAATATAATCAAATTCTGCTAATGCTACATCTTTAGGGACATCGATTAATACAGGTCCTGGACGACCGCTACTGGCGATGTGGAAAGCTTCGCCGACAATTCTCGCCATATCTCTAGGATCGCGCACTACATAGGAGTGTTTGACGATGGGTATAGTAATCCCATAAATATCAGTTTCCTGGAAAGCATCGGTGCCGATCGCTGCTAAGGGAACTTGTCCTGTCACAATTACCATCGGAATCGAGTCCATTTGAGCCGTAGCAATACCAGTGACTAAGTTGGTTGCTCCGGGTCCTGAAGTCGCAAAACACACGCCTACTTGCCCTGTAGCTCTAGCATAACCATCTGCGGCGTGGGCTGCGCCTTGCTCGTGTCTAACCAGAATATGACTAATGCCGCCTTCGGCTTCTGCACGATATAATTCATCATAAATCGGCAAAATTGCGCCGCCTGGATAGCCAAAGATATGCTTCACTCCATGACGCTTCAAACTATCGATCAGGGCAAAACCACCCGTGCGTTGGTTACTGGCTTTGGGGGTGTCTGCTTTGGGGGGTAAGCTTCGGGAACGCACCATCAACCTAAAACCTCAAAAAATAGCTCGGTTTATATTATTAATTTTGTATCCTATGATGCCCGATCCCCAATAATTTTTCAGTCTAGTATTGATACCGATTGATTAATTGTCAAGATTACAAAGCAAAAAGCTGTGGGGTGTGGGGGAATAAATGAAGATTATCTGGGTATTGTCGCCCCAATACGGTTCGGTTAGACCAAAATTACCATGTTCAATTGACGAGACACTGCGGTATCTAAACTGTTAATCAAGGTCATGGAGAGCTTATCCGAACCGTATTGATTGTCGCCCAGTCAGTTTACGTCAATCTGAGTTATCTAAATCAACTTCTTCAGCAAAGCGAACCATCTCTGGACTATCTTCTCCATAAACTCCATCAATCTGCTGACAGCAGCAATCTATGGCAAAATCATTGACTTCTTCGGCTTCAATCCCGTAAAGACGTTGAAAGATGTTAGCCTCGACGCGACAAAAACTGGGGCGATCGCTATAAATCTTACATTCTCTGGTTGCCTGGTCATAATTGATGCACCAGCCATCCTCACCTACCAAACCCAAGTAAATCTGCAACTCTTCTGGAGAGAGGTAAGTATCAAGATCGGGGCGATCGCTTGGATCTAACTGACAGCAAGCACCACAATTTTTCACGCATTTCCAAGTTGCCATCAATAGATTCCCACTTAACCAACTCAATCTTAGAACTTTCTCAAGTCCATTACATGGCTAACTTGCTAGTTAAACTAGCGATCGCTGCTACTAATTCTCCAAATTCAACAGGTTTGGTTAAATGAACTGAAAATCCGGCTCTTAAAGCTTGTCTGCGCTCTAAATTATCGGCTTTAGTCAGAGCTATCGCTGGAAGTTGTCGATCTGAATGGCTTTCTAAGGCTCTAATTCGTTCAATTACCCCGAAACCTTCATTATTGTCCATTGCGGTATCTATGATTAAGATATCAGGTTGCTGTTGCTGAAACTGTACCATTGCCTCAGATACTGACGTGGCGATCGCAACTTGAGCATGGCGAATGTCTAACGGCGATCGCAAAGATTTGCCTAAATCTAGTTTACTGACGATCAGAACCCGCAATCCGCCTAAATTCAACACGCCAGATTCAAACCCAGTCAGATGATTTTTGCCCCATTCACACATTAATTCTGTAATTGGAGTTAGGGTTTCACCATAGGGTGTCAGAGAATATTCCACCCGTCGAGGAGTCTCTGGATAAGCTTCTCGACTAACTAAGCCAACTTCTTCTAATTCCCGCAACTGTTGGGTTAGAACTTTGGGCGTAATTCCTGAGACTAACTGTTTTAACTCTCCAAAACTCTTGGCATCTCGTCTCAACCACCACAAAATAACACATTTCCATTTGCCGCCAATTAGGGCGATTGTCACTTCGATTGGACACAAATAAGTATGTTCCGGCATATGGCTATTTAAATCGAAGACAATAGCTATTTAAGAAGTTTCATCTTGATATTTGATTCCTTAGTCTTGAAAAACTCCTCAATTAATACCAGAGCTATGGTTATATGACTAGAAAGCTGAACTATTAGTATCCATTTGGTAACTAATCAATATCTGTGCTAGCTTATTGACAACAAAAACCAGTTTATCGGCTCCTAATTCTAAAAAGTCGAGAATATTACCTTCTTAGTGGCTCAAAAGTTATGTCAACAGAGGTGAAAAACGTGAGTAAAGTTTTGATTGTAACCACAAGCCATGACCATTTTGAGGGAGCTAATCCCCATCCTACAGGGGTATGGCTGGAAGAATTTGCCGTACCGTATATGGAACTTTTGCACAACGGGGTTGAAATAACCGTCGCTAGTCCTAAAGGGGGATCTATGCCAATCGATCCTCGCAGTCTTCCGACTCCAGAACAAGATAAAGCTTGGCAAAGGGCGATCGCAGCCTCAAAACAAACCACTCAGCTATCAAAGGTCAGCGCTACCGAATTTGATGCTATTTTTCTACCTGGTGGTCACGGTCCTATGTTTGACCTACCCGATAATTCAGATTTACAGCAATTACTCAGAGAGTTTCATGATACCGGAAAGATAATCGCGGCGGTGTGTCACGGTCCTGTAGGGTTAGTTGGTGCAACTCTATCGGATGGGACACCGTTGGTTAAAGATAAAGTCCTCACTTCCTACACTAACTCAGAGGAAATAGCCGTCAAACTAGATAAAGAGGTTCCGTTTAGTTTAGAGGAGCGTTTGCGAGATCTGGGGGCAATTTTCATTGCTCATGAAGATAAAGCAGATCACGTTGAAAAAGATGGCAAACTGATTACAGGACAAAATCCCAATTCCAGCGCCAGTATCGCTCGTGCTTTGGTTGCGGCTTTAAATCAACAGCTTCCTGCCATTTTTGAGCGCACGCTGGAGGCGATCGCACCTGCTCAGATTGTAGCGGAATTTCCCGTTAATACCTTTCTCGAAAATCTGGCGATCGCTCCAGATGGAACTATCTTTATTACCAGCTATGAAGATGGTAAAGTCTACCGCATGACTCAAACTGGCGAACTGACCGATTTCGCCAAGGTGGAGGGTAATATGGCGGGGATTGTTATTGAACCCACTGGAGATTTGCTGGTAGCAGCAACCCTTAAGGGTAAAGAACCGACAATCTGTCGTATTCAACCTACAGGCTCAGTGGAGCGAATTTTAACTCTACCAGAAGCTATTTTCCTCAATGGCATGACCCATTTACAGGGGAATCTTTATCTAGTAGCGGATTCCTACAAAGGGGCGATTTGGGCTGTAGATGCGATCTCTCAAACAGCACGAATTTGGCTGGAAGATCCGCTCCTAGCTCGTTCGGACGCGAGCAATCCTTTTCCAGCCGTGAATGGGATTAAGATTTACCAAAATGCTCTTTTTGCTTCTAATACCCAGCGTCAACTCTTAATTCGCATTCCTTTAACCGATGATGGCGCACCAGGAAAACCAGAAGTATTTTTAACCAATGTCAATCTAGATGATTTTGCCTTTGATAATCTTGGTAATTTGTATGGCACTACCCATGTTTACAATAGTGTGATTCGGATTTCACCGACAAAGGAAATTACCACCATTGCTAAAGCTGAACAGGGGATGACTGGTAATACCGCCGTAGCCTTTGGGCGAACATCGAACGACAACACGAGTATCTATATCACCACTAATGGAGGAATGTCGTTACCCCCATCAACTGGAGTAGAACTAGCCAAAGTTGTGCGATTAGAAGTTGGTGTTCAAGGAGAATAAGGATGCGATTTGCACTCCAATGCCTCTTAGCAGAAAATACTGATGAGAAGCGGGTAGCTCTCAGAAGTAAACATCTGCAATATATTGAAGCTAACAAAGAGCGCATTTTCTGTGGTGGACCAACAATTAATTTAGATGGTCAACCTGAAATGATGCTGATTATTCTTGATGTAGCCAATCTCTCTGGTGCCCAAGATTTTATTGAAGCAGAGCCATACAATCAAGCTGGAGTATTTGCACAAGTTGTCATTAGCGAATGGCGGCAAATATTACCAGAATCTGAACCAGGGGCACTATTGCGGGAGATAAATAGCAATTAAGTAGTCAAACCAAATTAATTACGCTTTGTAGGGGCGGGTTTTTCCAAAAGTCTAACTAGCAAAGATTTTAAGCTCAAATCAAATCCGCCCTCCTCTGGGGAGTTATAGCAGTACGCATCAAGTTTAGGACTTCTGTACAGACGTAGCACTGCTACGTCTGTACGACTGACTTTTGCTATATACTTTATTGCCAGATTAGGAAGGTAATTGAACATAAAAAGTAGCACCTGCACCAGGTTTACTTTCTGCCCAAACCTTTCCACCGTGACGGTGGATAATGCGTTGAACAATGGATAAGCCGATCCCAGTGCCTGGAAACTGT includes:
- the ilvB gene encoding biosynthetic-type acetolactate synthase large subunit, translated to MVRSRSLPPKADTPKASNQRTGGFALIDSLKRHGVKHIFGYPGGAILPIYDELYRAEAEGGISHILVRHEQGAAHAADGYARATGQVGVCFATSGPGATNLVTGIATAQMDSIPMVIVTGQVPLAAIGTDAFQETDIYGITIPIVKHSYVVRDPRDMARIVGEAFHIASSGRPGPVLIDVPKDVALAEFDYIPVEPGTVRLIGYRPTNKGNPRQISQALDLIKESHQPLLYIGGGAIASGAHAEIKELAELFQIPVTTTLLGKGSFDEKHPLAVGMLGMHGTAYANFAVSECDLLIAVGARFDDRVTGKLDEFASRAKVIHIDIDPAEVGKNRAPQVPIVGDVRQVLMDLLRRCHEIGVYGEPSQTQAWRDRIDRWREDYPLQVSDYPDAISPQQVIVELANQAPDAYYTTDVGQHQMWAAQFLKNGPRQWITSGGLGTMGFGVPAAMGVKVAVPEAQVICVSGDASFQMNLQELGTLAQFKINVKTVILNNGWQGMVRQWQEAFYEERYSSSNMEVGMPNIILLAQAYGIKGMVVERKEDLPDAVAEMLAADCPVILEVRVKRDENCYPMVPPGKSNAQMVGLPKRPPVQTLAELIYCNCCGAKTVNSNNFCPECGTKL
- a CDS encoding YkgJ family cysteine cluster protein; this encodes MATWKCVKNCGACCQLDPSDRPDLDTYLSPEELQIYLGLVGEDGWCINYDQATRECKIYSDRPSFCRVEANIFQRLYGIEAEEVNDFAIDCCCQQIDGVYGEDSPEMVRFAEEVDLDNSD
- a CDS encoding DJ-1/PfpI family protein, which encodes MIVTTSHDHFEGANPHPTGVWLEEFAVPYMELLHNGVEITVASPKGGSMPIDPRSLPTPEQDKAWQRAIAASKQTTQLSKVSATEFDAIFLPGGHGPMFDLPDNSDLQQLLREFHDTGKIIAAVCHGPVGLVGATLSDGTPLVKDKVLTSYTNSEEIAVKLDKEVPFSLEERLRDLGAIFIAHEDKADHVEKDGKLITGQNPNSSASIARALVAALNQQLPAIFERTLEAIAPAQIVAEFPVNTFLENLAIAPDGTIFITSYEDGKVYRMTQTGELTDFAKVEGNMAGIVIEPTGDLLVAATLKGKEPTICRIQPTGSVERILTLPEAIFLNGMTHLQGNLYLVADSYKGAIWAVDAISQTARIWLEDPLLARSDASNPFPAVNGIKIYQNALFASNTQRQLLIRIPLTDDGAPGKPEVFLTNVNLDDFAFDNLGNLYGTTHVYNSVIRISPTKEITTIAKAEQGMTGNTAVAFGRTSNDNTSIYITTNGGMSLPPSTGVELAKVVRLEVGVQGE
- a CDS encoding winged helix-turn-helix transcriptional regulator codes for the protein MPEHTYLCPIEVTIALIGGKWKCVILWWLRRDAKSFGELKQLVSGITPKVLTQQLRELEEVGLVSREAYPETPRRVEYSLTPYGETLTPITELMCEWGKNHLTGFESGVLNLGGLRVLIVSKLDLGKSLRSPLDIRHAQVAIATSVSEAMVQFQQQQPDILIIDTAMDNNEGFGVIERIRALESHSDRQLPAIALTKADNLERRQALRAGFSVHLTKPVEFGELVAAIASLTSKLAM
- a CDS encoding YciI family protein → MRFALQCLLAENTDEKRVALRSKHLQYIEANKERIFCGGPTINLDGQPEMMLIILDVANLSGAQDFIEAEPYNQAGVFAQVVISEWRQILPESEPGALLREINSN